A genome region from Rhizobium sp. NXC14 includes the following:
- a CDS encoding response regulator transcription factor, whose amino-acid sequence MKVLIVEDDPLHRSYLHEAVNAALPECDTVIEAENGTVGEKLARDHKSAHIVMDLQMASRNGIEAARTIWKERPETRILFWSNYSDEAYVRGVSRIVPDGAAYGYVLKSASDERLKLALRSIFIESQCVIDREVRGLQQKSLGQTNGFTDSEYEILVDIALGLTDRAIAKRRSLSLRSVQNRLQQLYDKLDVYQTAVDDHEDGRFNLRARAVTIAFLRKLLNYSALERAEAELQEWLDGK is encoded by the coding sequence ATGAAAGTTCTGATCGTCGAGGACGACCCGCTGCACCGGTCCTACCTGCATGAGGCTGTTAACGCCGCCCTGCCGGAATGCGACACGGTGATCGAGGCGGAGAACGGAACCGTCGGTGAGAAGCTCGCCCGCGACCACAAGTCGGCGCATATTGTCATGGACCTGCAGATGGCGAGCCGCAACGGCATCGAGGCGGCGCGCACGATCTGGAAGGAGCGGCCGGAAACCCGCATCCTGTTCTGGTCGAATTATTCGGATGAGGCTTATGTGCGCGGCGTCTCGCGCATCGTGCCGGATGGCGCCGCCTATGGCTATGTGCTGAAATCAGCTTCCGACGAACGGCTGAAGCTTGCGTTGCGCTCGATCTTCATCGAGAGCCAGTGTGTCATCGACCGCGAGGTGCGTGGTCTGCAGCAGAAGAGCCTCGGCCAGACCAACGGCTTCACCGATTCCGAATACGAAATCCTCGTTGACATAGCCCTCGGTCTGACTGACCGGGCCATCGCCAAACGCCGGAGCCTGTCGCTGCGCAGCGTGCAAAACCGCCTGCAGCAGCTCTACGACAAGCTCGACGTCTATCAGACGGCTGTCGACGACCACGAGGACGGCCGCTTCAATCTCCGCGCCCGCGCCGTCACGATTGCTTTCCTGCGTAAACTTCTGAATTACAGCGCTCTCGAACGCGCTGAGGCGGAGCTGCAGGAATGGCTTGATGGAAAGTAA
- a CDS encoding sensor histidine kinase: MLHLAPAALFDHYLGISRLLAGQLDFRSAIRSVAAEVAHIIPHDHLDVCVLLEGGNYHTAYETGIETAWGEIAGAPVVNSPIRSLLRGEVDFLLTDDAMTDPRFHFEGAFKRPIVEQSLRSRLHVPMKVQGTIIAALSCSSHRAGVYTMEDVERARIIADLLTPYFFALQAAEQAQRSAIVEAEARAREEGLRQGALKLTEALEQERQRIGMDLHDQTLADLTRLARRIDRLSRNGEVTPEALEPVSRSLQHCMQDLRQIIEQAKPSVLQLFGLAQAIEHHLDRSTRDTGSGIEWGLVDETNGALERLEPTVSVALFRIAQEAINNAVRHAAPLAIMVRLEADDEQLAIEISDDGTGLAKTRGRIGGGIDNMKTRARLISARFTTGPGHNNRGTAVRVVLPLAPSGPAGEPD, from the coding sequence ATGCTGCATCTCGCACCGGCAGCCCTGTTCGACCACTATCTCGGCATTTCCCGGCTGCTCGCGGGCCAGCTCGACTTCCGCTCGGCGATCCGATCGGTCGCTGCCGAGGTCGCCCACATCATCCCCCACGACCATCTCGACGTCTGCGTGCTGCTCGAAGGCGGCAACTATCACACGGCCTATGAGACGGGCATCGAGACTGCCTGGGGCGAGATCGCCGGCGCGCCTGTCGTCAACAGCCCCATCCGTTCGCTGCTGCGAGGTGAGGTCGATTTTCTGCTCACGGACGATGCCATGACAGACCCGCGTTTCCATTTCGAGGGCGCGTTCAAGCGGCCGATCGTCGAACAATCGCTGAGGAGCCGGTTGCATGTGCCGATGAAGGTGCAGGGCACGATCATCGCGGCCCTTTCCTGTTCGTCTCACAGGGCGGGCGTCTATACGATGGAGGACGTCGAACGCGCCCGCATCATCGCCGACCTGCTGACGCCCTATTTCTTTGCGCTGCAGGCGGCCGAGCAGGCGCAACGCTCGGCGATCGTGGAGGCGGAGGCACGCGCCCGCGAGGAGGGGCTGCGTCAGGGCGCGCTGAAGCTGACCGAAGCCCTGGAGCAGGAACGCCAGCGAATCGGCATGGACCTTCACGACCAGACGCTTGCCGACCTGACGCGGCTTGCCCGGCGAATCGACCGGCTGTCGCGCAACGGCGAGGTGACCCCCGAGGCGCTCGAACCCGTTTCGCGATCGCTGCAGCATTGCATGCAGGATCTGCGGCAGATCATCGAGCAGGCAAAACCCTCCGTGCTCCAGCTCTTCGGCCTCGCTCAGGCGATCGAGCATCATCTCGACCGATCGACCCGCGACACCGGGTCGGGCATCGAATGGGGACTCGTCGACGAGACGAATGGGGCGCTCGAAAGGCTGGAGCCGACCGTCAGCGTCGCCTTGTTTCGCATAGCGCAGGAGGCGATCAACAATGCCGTGCGCCATGCCGCCCCGCTGGCGATCATGGTGCGGCTCGAAGCCGACGACGAACAGCTGGCGATCGAAATCTCCGACGACGGAACCGGGCTTGCCAAGACGCGGGGACGGATCGGCGGCGGTATCGACAATATGAAGACCCGCGCGCGGCTGATCTCGGCGCGCTTCACGACCGGCCCCGGGCATAATAATCGCGGGACCGCGGTGCGCGTCGTGCTGCCGCTGGCGCCGAGCGGCCCGGCGGGCGAGCCGGACTGA
- a CDS encoding ABC transporter substrate-binding protein, producing MTIRKMLLASAAIACAAMPVSAFADTSAKKIALSNNYAGNSWRQAMLTSWSKVTGEAVKSGVVAAADPFTTAENQATEQAAQIQNMILQGYDAIVLNAASPTALNGAVKEACDAGITVVSFDGIVTEPCAWRIAVNFKEMGRSEVEYLSKKLPQGGNLLEIRGLAGVFVDDEISAGIHEGVKQFPQFKIVGSVHGDWAQDVAQKAVAGILPSLPDIVGVVTQGGDGYGAAQAIAATDRKMPIIIMGNREDELKWWKEQKDAKGYETMSVSIAPGVSTLAFWVAQQILDGKQVKKDLVVPFLRIDQDNLETNLANTQAGGVANVEYTQADAIKVIESAK from the coding sequence ATGACAATCCGTAAGATGCTTCTGGCATCGGCCGCTATTGCTTGCGCCGCCATGCCCGTATCCGCCTTTGCCGACACGTCGGCCAAGAAGATCGCTCTTTCCAACAATTATGCCGGGAACTCCTGGCGCCAGGCGATGCTGACGAGCTGGAGCAAGGTGACGGGCGAAGCCGTAAAATCAGGCGTCGTTGCCGCGGCCGATCCTTTCACCACTGCCGAGAACCAGGCGACGGAACAGGCGGCGCAGATCCAAAACATGATCCTGCAGGGCTATGACGCGATCGTGCTGAACGCCGCCTCGCCGACGGCGCTGAACGGCGCGGTCAAGGAAGCCTGCGACGCAGGCATCACCGTCGTTTCCTTCGACGGCATCGTGACCGAACCGTGCGCCTGGCGTATCGCTGTCAATTTCAAGGAAATGGGCCGCAGCGAGGTGGAATATCTGTCGAAGAAACTCCCACAGGGCGGCAATCTGCTCGAGATCCGCGGCCTTGCCGGCGTTTTCGTCGATGACGAGATCTCGGCCGGCATCCACGAAGGCGTCAAGCAGTTCCCGCAGTTCAAGATCGTCGGCTCCGTGCACGGCGACTGGGCGCAGGACGTGGCGCAGAAGGCCGTCGCCGGCATCCTGCCGAGCCTGCCTGACATCGTCGGCGTTGTGACGCAGGGCGGCGACGGTTATGGGGCCGCACAAGCGATCGCCGCGACCGACCGGAAGATGCCGATCATCATCATGGGCAACCGCGAAGACGAGCTGAAGTGGTGGAAGGAACAGAAGGACGCCAAGGGCTACGAGACGATGTCGGTGTCCATCGCGCCCGGCGTCTCCACCCTCGCCTTCTGGGTCGCCCAGCAGATCCTCGACGGCAAGCAGGTCAAGAAGGATCTCGTCGTGCCGTTCCTGCGCATCGACCAGGACAATCTCGAAACGAACCTCGCCAATACCCAGGCCGGCGGCGTCGCCAATGTGGAATACACGCAGGCAGACGCGATCAAGGTCATCGAGTCGGCAAAGTAA
- a CDS encoding sugar ABC transporter ATP-binding protein, producing the protein MDEVLKAVIAVDGAKVSFGAVRALDGVTLRVMSGECVGLVGHNGAGKSTIVSVINGGLTPHEGSVSSDGERLERYGINAARARGVRCVFQELSLCPNLSIVENTRIMHRDLGGFGWRRRAAEIIEKSLDAVFPGHGIDSGRAVGDLSIAERQMVEIAMAFSDAGTPPRLVILDEPTSSLDASLARQMLDHVRRFVTAGGSVIFISHILHEVLETSDRIVVMKDGRVVAERPAHGFDHHGLVEAMGSVAKEETGQRPAREQSAAPLVLSHQTAGRPFSARKGEIIGLAGLAGHGQTELLLALHASKSGNWLPERDPLVTFVAGDRRLNGIFELWSILRNFSVASLSDLSRRGLIAADKEEAKGADWRRRIEIRTPDMANRILSLSGGNQQKVLFARALATRAPVVLMDDPMRGVDVGTKQEVYAIIRDEASRGRTFIWYSTEMDEVRLCDRVYVFREGRITAELAGDAVNETNIIAASFEGVAA; encoded by the coding sequence ATGGATGAGGTTTTGAAGGCGGTGATCGCCGTCGATGGCGCCAAGGTGAGTTTCGGCGCGGTCAGGGCGCTTGACGGCGTCACGCTCCGCGTCATGTCGGGCGAATGCGTCGGGCTGGTCGGGCACAATGGAGCCGGCAAGTCCACCATTGTCAGCGTCATCAATGGCGGCCTCACCCCCCATGAGGGAAGTGTGTCGAGTGATGGCGAGCGGCTGGAGCGTTACGGCATCAACGCGGCACGAGCCCGCGGCGTGCGCTGCGTTTTCCAGGAGCTTTCGCTCTGCCCCAACCTCTCCATCGTCGAGAACACGCGCATCATGCACCGCGATCTCGGCGGCTTCGGCTGGCGCAGGCGCGCCGCAGAAATCATCGAAAAGAGCCTCGATGCGGTCTTCCCCGGCCACGGCATCGACAGCGGTCGGGCAGTGGGAGACCTTTCGATCGCCGAGCGACAGATGGTCGAGATCGCGATGGCCTTTTCCGACGCCGGCACCCCGCCGCGGCTGGTGATCCTCGATGAACCGACCTCCTCGCTCGACGCGAGCCTCGCCCGCCAGATGCTCGACCATGTCCGCCGCTTCGTCACGGCCGGTGGCTCCGTCATTTTTATCTCGCATATCCTCCACGAGGTCCTCGAAACCTCCGACCGCATCGTTGTCATGAAGGACGGCCGCGTCGTTGCCGAACGCCCCGCCCACGGCTTCGACCATCATGGTCTGGTCGAGGCCATGGGCAGCGTTGCGAAGGAGGAGACGGGGCAGCGCCCGGCGCGCGAGCAATCCGCCGCTCCGCTCGTTCTCTCCCATCAGACGGCGGGCCGTCCCTTTTCGGCCCGCAAGGGCGAGATCATCGGATTGGCAGGTCTTGCCGGCCACGGTCAGACCGAGCTTCTGCTTGCCCTGCACGCCTCCAAGTCCGGCAACTGGCTGCCCGAGCGCGATCCGCTTGTCACCTTCGTCGCCGGCGACCGACGCCTCAACGGCATCTTCGAACTCTGGAGCATCCTGCGCAACTTTTCCGTCGCCTCGCTCAGTGACCTGTCGCGGCGTGGCCTCATTGCCGCTGATAAAGAGGAGGCCAAGGGCGCCGACTGGAGGCGGCGGATCGAAATCCGTACGCCCGACATGGCCAACCGCATTTTGTCGCTTTCCGGCGGCAATCAGCAGAAGGTGCTCTTTGCCCGCGCCCTTGCTACGCGCGCGCCGGTCGTCCTCATGGATGATCCGATGCGTGGCGTCGATGTCGGAACCAAGCAGGAGGTCTACGCCATCATCCGCGACGAAGCTTCGCGCGGCCGCACCTTCATCTGGTATTCGACTGAAATGGACGAAGTGCGTCTGTGCGACCGCGTCTACGTCTTTCGCGAAGGCCGCATCACTGCCGAACTTGCCGGCGACGCCGTCAACGAGACGAACATCATCGCCGCATCCTTCGAGGGGGTCGCCGCATGA
- a CDS encoding ABC transporter permease, with translation MMVRLSSDALRLAIPALSLTLLLAAVFWLQPRAMSYVGLNLLFNLAVPIALATIAQMLVMTVNDLDLSMGTFVSFVACVSATFLRDDPATGILILAGAIAAYAALGVIIYLRDLPSIVVTLGMSFVWGGLAVLLLPAPGGQAPDWVRSLMTVKPPLAPMAIVASVIIAAVAHLLVMRSSLGVLIRGIGGNQRSVERAGWSIVGARAIAYGLAGFFAVLAGIALVGLTTSADANIALRYTLLSIAGVILGGGEFIGGRVSPVGAVVGALTLTLAGSFLSFLRISPDWQIGAQGAILIIVLALRLMLNRLEKQEKRRR, from the coding sequence ATGATGGTCCGGCTGTCATCCGACGCCTTGCGTCTTGCCATTCCCGCCCTTTCGCTGACACTGCTGCTCGCCGCCGTATTCTGGCTGCAGCCGCGCGCCATGAGCTATGTCGGCCTCAACCTGCTGTTCAATCTCGCTGTGCCGATCGCGCTTGCGACGATCGCCCAGATGCTTGTGATGACGGTGAACGATCTCGATCTGTCGATGGGCACCTTCGTCAGCTTCGTCGCCTGTGTGAGCGCGACCTTTCTGCGCGACGACCCGGCGACCGGCATCCTGATCCTTGCGGGAGCGATCGCGGCCTATGCGGCCCTCGGCGTTATCATCTACCTGCGCGACCTGCCGTCCATTGTCGTCACGCTCGGCATGAGCTTCGTCTGGGGTGGACTTGCCGTATTGCTGCTGCCGGCGCCAGGCGGGCAGGCGCCGGATTGGGTGCGCTCTCTGATGACCGTCAAGCCGCCGCTGGCGCCGATGGCGATCGTCGCCAGCGTCATCATAGCCGCCGTCGCCCATCTTCTGGTCATGCGGTCTTCGCTCGGCGTGCTGATCCGCGGCATCGGCGGCAACCAGCGCTCGGTCGAGCGGGCCGGCTGGTCGATTGTCGGGGCGCGGGCCATCGCCTATGGGCTTGCCGGCTTCTTCGCGGTGCTTGCCGGCATCGCCCTCGTCGGCCTCACCACCTCGGCCGATGCCAATATCGCGCTGCGTTATACGCTGCTGTCGATCGCCGGCGTGATCCTCGGCGGCGGCGAGTTCATCGGCGGCCGCGTCTCCCCTGTCGGCGCCGTTGTCGGCGCGCTGACGCTGACGCTCGCCGGCTCATTCCTATCCTTCCTGCGCATCTCGCCGGATTGGCAGATCGGAGCCCAGGGCGCGATCCTGATCATCGTGCTCGCGCTGCGCCTCATGCTGAACCGGCTGGAGAAACAGGAGAAACGCCGCCGATGA
- a CDS encoding ABC transporter permease — MKPLLSLSGKSWIWSWLAAFVVWFLTIMVTLGASTLGLSQAALTFAAFSVIVGIGQMFVITLGPGNIDLSVPATMTLAGTVALKLMNVENGLILPGLLVAILIGLVVGLGNFALIKALRIPPIIATLSMSFIVQSAAIWANRGLRIKPPSMLAEFTTTNTLGVPNVAIVAFLISLLAWFLLEKTIYGRWISAIGQSMPASRMAGIPVDGTRFVTYLFCAVLASVAGYLLACFSGGAALNMGSEYLLTSIAVVVIGGTAVAGGDSNVPGIWGASLFMFLVVSMLNTYGLGAGIRLIMTGLIIISVIMLAGGRRAGMR, encoded by the coding sequence ATGAAGCCCCTCCTCAGCCTTTCCGGCAAATCTTGGATCTGGTCATGGCTTGCCGCCTTCGTGGTCTGGTTCCTGACTATCATGGTGACCCTCGGCGCCAGCACGCTCGGCCTGTCGCAGGCAGCACTCACCTTCGCCGCCTTCTCGGTGATCGTCGGCATCGGCCAGATGTTCGTCATCACGCTCGGTCCCGGCAATATCGATCTGTCGGTTCCCGCCACCATGACACTTGCCGGTACGGTGGCGCTGAAACTGATGAATGTCGAAAACGGCTTGATCCTGCCTGGGCTTCTTGTCGCCATCCTCATCGGCCTCGTCGTCGGCCTCGGCAATTTCGCGCTCATCAAGGCGCTGCGCATTCCGCCGATCATCGCCACGCTTTCCATGAGCTTCATCGTGCAGTCCGCGGCGATCTGGGCAAACCGTGGCTTGCGCATCAAGCCTCCGAGCATGCTTGCGGAGTTCACCACCACGAACACGCTTGGCGTACCGAACGTGGCGATCGTCGCGTTCCTCATCTCGCTACTCGCTTGGTTCCTGCTCGAGAAGACGATCTACGGGCGCTGGATCTCGGCGATCGGCCAGAGCATGCCCGCCTCACGCATGGCCGGCATTCCGGTCGACGGCACGCGCTTCGTCACCTACCTCTTCTGCGCCGTGCTCGCATCCGTCGCGGGCTATCTGCTCGCCTGCTTCTCCGGCGGCGCAGCACTCAATATGGGCTCGGAATATCTGCTGACCTCGATCGCCGTCGTTGTGATCGGCGGCACAGCGGTTGCCGGCGGCGATTCCAACGTGCCGGGCATCTGGGGCGCGTCGCTCTTCATGTTCCTGGTCGTCTCCATGCTCAACACCTATGGGCTCGGCGCGGGCATCCGCCTCATCATGACCGGCCTCATCATCATCAGCGTGATCATGCTCGCCGGCGGTCGCCGGGCCGGCATGCGATAA
- a CDS encoding SMP-30/gluconolactonase/LRE family protein: MAEASIYEIHDPRFRQLIVTSAGLDELYSGCRWAEGPVWFNDANQLLWSDIPNQRMLRWTPEGGVSIYRQPSNFTNGHTRDHQGRLVSCEHGGRRVTRTEIDGSITVLADRFEGARLNSPNDVVVKSDGTIWFTDPTYGIMSNYEGYQAEPEQATRNVYRLDPATGQLTAVITDFIQPNGLAFSPDETILYVADSSASHDESLPRHIRAFDVVDGSSLANGRVFCLIDNGIPDGIRTDVQGNLWSSAGDGVHCFDPAGKLIGKIRVPQTVANLTFGGPGRNRLFIAATRSLYSLYVATTGAQRP; the protein is encoded by the coding sequence ATGGCCGAGGCCAGCATCTACGAAATCCACGACCCGCGCTTCCGGCAGTTGATCGTCACCAGCGCCGGTCTCGACGAACTCTATTCAGGCTGCCGCTGGGCAGAGGGTCCTGTCTGGTTCAACGATGCGAACCAGCTTCTCTGGAGCGACATTCCAAACCAGCGCATGCTGCGATGGACGCCCGAGGGCGGCGTCTCCATCTACCGGCAGCCATCGAACTTCACCAACGGCCACACGCGCGATCACCAGGGCCGGCTCGTCTCCTGCGAACATGGCGGGCGCCGCGTCACGCGCACCGAGATCGACGGCTCGATCACCGTGCTCGCCGACCGTTTCGAGGGCGCGCGGCTCAATTCGCCGAACGACGTTGTGGTGAAATCGGACGGCACGATCTGGTTTACCGATCCGACCTACGGCATCATGTCGAATTATGAAGGCTATCAGGCTGAGCCCGAGCAGGCGACGCGCAACGTCTACCGGCTCGACCCGGCGACCGGCCAGCTAACCGCCGTCATCACGGATTTCATCCAGCCGAACGGCCTTGCTTTCTCCCCTGACGAGACGATCCTCTACGTCGCGGATTCGTCAGCAAGCCACGACGAAAGCCTGCCACGCCACATCCGCGCGTTCGATGTAGTCGACGGCAGCAGCCTTGCGAACGGCCGCGTCTTCTGCCTCATCGACAACGGCATCCCGGACGGAATCCGGACTGACGTGCAGGGGAACCTTTGGTCCAGTGCCGGTGATGGCGTGCACTGCTTCGATCCGGCAGGCAAGCTGATCGGCAAGATCCGCGTCCCTCAGACCGTCGCCAACCTGACCTTCGGCGGCCCCGGACGCAACCGTCTGTTCATAGCCGCAACGCGCTCACTCTATTCCCTCTATGTTGCCACGACCGGCGCCCAAAGACCGTAA
- a CDS encoding RES family NAD+ phosphorylase, whose product MRLDKTILQRLAVRADVTDYVRIIARAHAGTPLGMGFGKSRFSSPKDKFRLLYLAQDPMIAVAETIVRDRFQGRAERVIFQEEFDRYSVAAVRNPGPLFLLDLRYEGANLLGVSTDAVRARAQASGRRLSQDIYDRTDFDGILYMSRITNKQCVAVYDRATAGLEADSPALDLPRLSALAAGHRHIKGIIPVVEKTFRTRRMRHRASQLSYPHPALAIPIEGADSAKAMATKAEEEADASAALVLYVNRCRSVDRYHVDRRRCFCRPRDRKTDRRDYRKHERSSRRQSRCRHPIRQPA is encoded by the coding sequence ATGAGACTCGACAAAACTATCCTTCAGCGCCTCGCCGTCCGGGCTGATGTCACCGACTATGTCAGGATCATCGCGCGCGCCCATGCCGGAACGCCGCTCGGCATGGGTTTCGGCAAGTCGCGGTTTTCGAGCCCCAAGGACAAGTTCCGGCTGCTCTACCTCGCTCAGGACCCCATGATCGCCGTCGCGGAAACGATTGTTCGCGACCGCTTTCAAGGTAGAGCCGAGCGAGTGATATTCCAGGAGGAGTTCGACCGCTATTCGGTCGCCGCCGTCCGAAACCCGGGCCCGCTTTTTCTACTCGACCTGCGCTACGAAGGCGCAAACCTGCTCGGTGTCTCGACGGATGCCGTTCGGGCACGGGCGCAGGCGAGCGGACGCCGGCTCAGCCAAGACATCTACGATCGCACCGATTTCGACGGCATTCTCTACATGTCGCGGATCACCAACAAGCAATGCGTTGCCGTTTATGACCGCGCCACCGCCGGCCTCGAGGCGGATAGCCCCGCATTGGATCTGCCCCGCCTGTCGGCGCTCGCTGCAGGTCACCGTCATATCAAGGGAATAATCCCGGTCGTCGAGAAGACGTTCCGCACTCGGCGGATGCGACACAGAGCGAGCCAGCTGTCATATCCACATCCTGCGCTCGCTATCCCAATCGAAGGTGCGGACTCGGCCAAGGCGATGGCGACCAAGGCTGAGGAAGAGGCCGATGCCTCCGCTGCCCTCGTCCTATACGTCAATCGGTGTCGGTCCGTTGACCGTTATCACGTTGATCGGCGCCGCTGTTTTTGCCGCCCGCGTGATCGCAAAACCGATCGGCGAGATTACCGCAAGCATGAGCGGTCTAGCAGAAGGCAATCTCGATGCCGACATCCCATTCGCCAACCGGCGTGA
- a CDS encoding antitoxin Xre/MbcA/ParS toxin-binding domain-containing protein, which yields MAGSEVRLHHARQARVADRVAAKVADVLKADAAFESGSVALSASIAGAAAAAIVDLPVSVRRELSKRQGELARRIRGLVETFGDAPAGGKIVLEISKTVEPSAGEGLGKIVTAEEGARLLGELAVARRLEDWAGPVAGASELQRDFGIARSTLNRWQHADEVIALLKGTRKHVYPIEQFIDGRPARGIATVAALVSNQRVAWLWLCQPNPMLGGRRPIDLLKQDRADEVIDAAQTYFAVQ from the coding sequence ATGGCTGGTTCTGAGGTCCGGCTGCATCATGCCCGTCAGGCAAGGGTCGCCGACCGCGTCGCCGCCAAAGTTGCTGACGTGCTGAAAGCCGACGCCGCATTCGAGTCCGGCTCGGTGGCCCTGTCTGCCAGTATTGCGGGCGCGGCGGCTGCGGCCATCGTCGATCTTCCCGTTAGCGTAAGGCGCGAGCTTAGCAAGCGCCAAGGCGAACTTGCCCGCCGTATTCGTGGCCTGGTGGAGACGTTCGGCGATGCGCCTGCCGGCGGCAAGATCGTGCTCGAGATTTCGAAAACCGTGGAGCCTTCCGCCGGCGAAGGACTGGGGAAGATCGTTACGGCCGAGGAGGGCGCGCGGTTGCTGGGCGAGCTTGCGGTCGCCCGCAGGCTTGAGGATTGGGCCGGGCCGGTTGCCGGCGCCAGCGAACTCCAGCGCGATTTTGGAATTGCACGCTCCACGCTCAATCGCTGGCAGCATGCCGACGAGGTGATCGCACTGTTGAAGGGAACGAGAAAGCACGTCTATCCGATCGAACAATTCATCGACGGGCGTCCCGCAAGGGGCATAGCAACGGTCGCCGCTCTCGTGTCCAATCAGCGGGTGGCATGGCTGTGGCTTTGCCAGCCGAACCCCATGTTGGGCGGGCGCAGGCCCATCGACCTCCTGAAACAGGATCGCGCTGACGAGGTCATCGACGCGGCTCAGACCTATTTCGCCGTGCAATGA